In Candidatus Hinthialibacter antarcticus, one DNA window encodes the following:
- a CDS encoding glycosyltransferase, which translates to MNQPDWKPVPDEIIKRARRNWYALCFHRAETAKSLHDPLAHLDQFELCMSDGAIRGVRFKNDSTHHVYLSPESSAALLEQQINQLRQYFQSGKRMIVIAGLCCGRLLDAVKQLLDEYTSTAVCLLEPRLESWCAAMLDLQVPEALPHPRLFLFSGENAYAKAVDFIRKEYLFLLPHSEFAYMLGVMPTDERAPHYVQFAKDAAAAIQRKNIQFEDALSQFLQHTQTALSSTPQSVWACTHRESYIHFPLLKAFLRGFHQAGLSTRLSEYDNQFSTSFRMMGELLRAKPDCIFSINAWPGALLEDFGLSPDAVQRMRIPRICWLVDDTKLYEDAPSQSPFGANDWTIASDRSYLPWLEQLTRQAFFMPPATMFEKKGSIQKEYEAPISYVGSLPNILNELNQASSITKEILKQVEANKREQPSQLFVDLLNELSPPHESRKQIETLAQQFTAQTRKGFQTTQARVEYFLYTAATYYKRMRIVEALLPLGLCVYGPQTWRDALPRPFQHHYRGFVENKDLANVYASSRLSLNIHSHQCPTCLNTRDFDVPMAGGAALGDWVEDVERGLLEPGKETLAFHSTEEAVTLTRQYLKNYDALQALRRDGHNRVIGEHTYKHRAQTVLSRISR; encoded by the coding sequence ATGAACCAGCCAGACTGGAAGCCCGTCCCCGATGAAATCATTAAACGCGCGCGCCGCAATTGGTATGCGCTGTGTTTTCATCGCGCGGAAACGGCGAAGTCGCTGCACGATCCGCTTGCGCATCTCGACCAGTTTGAACTCTGCATGAGCGACGGCGCCATTCGCGGTGTTCGTTTTAAGAATGACTCAACGCACCATGTCTATCTTTCGCCGGAGAGCAGCGCCGCACTGCTCGAACAGCAGATCAACCAATTGCGCCAGTATTTTCAATCGGGCAAACGCATGATTGTCATCGCCGGGCTTTGTTGCGGTCGGTTGTTGGATGCGGTCAAGCAGTTGCTGGATGAATATACGTCTACGGCGGTTTGCCTGCTTGAACCCCGGCTTGAATCGTGGTGCGCGGCAATGTTGGATTTACAGGTTCCCGAAGCGCTGCCGCATCCACGTTTGTTTCTATTCAGCGGCGAAAACGCTTACGCTAAAGCGGTCGATTTTATTCGTAAGGAATATTTATTTCTGCTGCCGCATTCGGAATTCGCTTACATGCTGGGCGTAATGCCGACCGATGAACGCGCTCCTCACTATGTGCAATTCGCCAAAGATGCGGCGGCGGCGATTCAACGAAAGAACATTCAGTTTGAAGACGCGCTCAGCCAGTTTTTACAGCATACCCAAACCGCGTTGAGCAGTACGCCGCAATCCGTTTGGGCCTGCACCCATCGCGAATCGTATATTCATTTCCCGCTGTTGAAGGCGTTTTTGCGCGGCTTTCACCAGGCAGGGCTTAGCACGCGGCTGTCGGAATATGACAACCAGTTTTCAACCTCGTTTCGCATGATGGGCGAATTGCTGCGAGCCAAACCGGATTGTATTTTTTCCATCAACGCCTGGCCCGGCGCACTGCTCGAAGACTTCGGCCTGTCGCCCGATGCCGTGCAGCGCATGCGCATACCGCGCATTTGTTGGCTGGTGGATGACACCAAACTCTACGAAGACGCGCCGTCGCAATCGCCCTTTGGCGCCAACGACTGGACCATCGCCAGCGACCGCAGTTATCTGCCGTGGTTGGAACAATTGACCCGACAAGCGTTCTTCATGCCGCCCGCGACCATGTTTGAGAAAAAGGGCTCCATTCAAAAAGAATATGAAGCGCCGATTTCGTATGTGGGATCGCTGCCCAATATTTTGAATGAACTAAACCAGGCGTCATCCATTACGAAAGAAATACTGAAACAAGTTGAGGCGAACAAGCGCGAACAACCCTCGCAGCTGTTCGTGGATTTGCTCAACGAACTCTCGCCGCCGCATGAGTCGCGAAAACAAATCGAGACGCTCGCGCAACAGTTTACCGCGCAAACACGAAAAGGGTTTCAAACCACGCAGGCCCGCGTAGAGTATTTTTTATACACCGCCGCAACGTATTACAAACGCATGCGCATCGTAGAAGCGCTATTGCCGCTGGGCTTATGCGTGTATGGGCCGCAAACATGGCGCGATGCGCTGCCGCGACCGTTTCAACATCACTACCGGGGCTTTGTTGAGAACAAAGACCTCGCCAATGTGTATGCGTCATCGCGCTTGAGTTTGAATATCCATAGCCATCAGTGCCCGACGTGTTTGAATACCCGCGACTTTGACGTCCCTATGGCGGGCGGCGCGGCGCTCGGCGATTGGGTGGAAGACGTTGAGCGCGGCCTACTCGAACCCGGCAAGGAAACGCTTGCGTTTCATTCAACCGAAGAAGCCGTAACGCTCACCCGGCAATACCTTAAAAATTACGATGCACTGCAAGCGTTGCGCCGCGACGGACATAATCGAGTCATCGGCGAACATACGTATAAGCATCGCGCTCAAACAGTTCTTTCTAGAATCTCCCGATAG
- a CDS encoding carboxymuconolactone decarboxylase family protein, which produces MSYVESKPDRQYPWFVRWLLKSQIKKYGQTLEPAKLWGRSPWVFVGVATLYGALDRKRSPIEPPLRALITVRVSQINWCTFCVDINSATVLKRGASEEQLNDLAKFRESPHFTDKEKLALEYAEAMTIGNHPPAPELMARLKQTYSDDEVVELTGLIAFQNLSSRFNAALDVQPQGFCKIAPQPKED; this is translated from the coding sequence ATGTCTTACGTCGAATCAAAACCTGACCGTCAATACCCTTGGTTTGTTCGTTGGCTGCTCAAAAGCCAAATCAAAAAATACGGACAAACCCTTGAACCCGCCAAACTGTGGGGACGCTCGCCGTGGGTGTTTGTGGGCGTCGCCACCTTGTACGGCGCCCTCGACCGTAAGCGTTCGCCCATCGAACCGCCGCTTCGTGCATTGATTACCGTGCGGGTCTCGCAAATCAACTGGTGCACTTTCTGTGTCGATATCAACTCAGCGACCGTGCTCAAGCGAGGCGCATCAGAAGAACAATTGAATGATCTGGCGAAATTCCGTGAGAGCCCTCATTTTACGGACAAAGAAAAACTGGCGTTGGAATACGCCGAAGCCATGACCATCGGCAACCACCCGCCCGCGCCCGAGCTGATGGCGCGACTCAAGCAGACCTATAGCGATGATGAGGTTGTAGAACTGACGGGGTTGATTGCGTTTCAGAACCTATCGAGCCGCTTTAACGCCGCGCTCGACGTGCAGCCGCAGGGCTTTTGCAAAATCGCCCCGCAGCCGAAAGAAGATTAA